Proteins encoded by one window of Bauldia sp.:
- a CDS encoding AraC family transcriptional regulator gives MSILTLEEMVEQIQQPEPDVLSEVLRAVRLTGALFFDNAGYAPWVATTPTVADVAHFVMPRAEHVIPFHIVTAGSCWVSLVDDPSSAVLLRAGDAVLFPNGDEHNLGSSPDLHEEPRLEEWDVADRPLPVTFILNAGEGREEACHFVCGFLGCDARPFNPLLAALPRMLRARTSESTQRLLVSLVGKAIAETRGRGAGSDSALTKVAELMFVEVIRWHMDNLPADAVGWLAALRDRHVGAALRLMHSRPAEPWTIESLARNVGLSRSRFAERFTDHLGTSPIQYLGRWRIQLASRLLEQQGASVARVAAEVGYASEEAFQRAFKKLIGVPPGAWRKEHGPLSPAASVTGST, from the coding sequence ATGAGCATTCTGACCCTCGAAGAGATGGTCGAGCAGATCCAGCAGCCCGAGCCGGACGTGCTCTCCGAGGTGTTGCGCGCCGTCCGCCTGACCGGCGCGCTGTTCTTCGACAACGCCGGATACGCGCCATGGGTGGCGACGACGCCCACCGTCGCCGACGTCGCCCATTTCGTCATGCCGCGGGCCGAGCATGTGATCCCCTTCCACATCGTGACGGCGGGCTCGTGCTGGGTGTCGCTGGTCGACGATCCGTCGTCGGCCGTGCTGCTGCGCGCAGGCGACGCGGTCCTCTTCCCCAACGGCGATGAGCACAATCTCGGCTCCTCGCCGGATCTCCACGAGGAGCCGCGGCTGGAGGAATGGGACGTTGCCGATCGGCCGCTGCCGGTTACCTTCATTCTTAACGCGGGCGAGGGCAGGGAGGAGGCCTGTCACTTTGTCTGCGGCTTCCTCGGCTGCGACGCGCGTCCGTTCAATCCGCTGCTGGCCGCGCTGCCGCGCATGCTGCGCGCGCGCACGTCGGAATCGACGCAGCGCCTGCTGGTCAGTCTGGTCGGCAAGGCGATCGCCGAGACGCGCGGGCGTGGCGCCGGCAGCGATTCGGCGCTGACCAAAGTCGCCGAGCTGATGTTCGTCGAGGTGATCCGCTGGCACATGGACAATCTGCCGGCCGACGCGGTCGGCTGGCTGGCGGCGCTGCGCGATCGCCACGTCGGCGCCGCGCTCCGCCTCATGCATTCGCGGCCGGCAGAGCCGTGGACCATCGAGAGCCTGGCGCGGAACGTCGGCCTGTCGCGCTCGCGCTTTGCCGAGCGCTTCACCGACCATCTCGGCACCTCGCCGATCCAGTATCTCGGCCGGTGGCGCATCCAGCTCGCCTCGCGCCTGCTCGAGCAACAGGGTGCCAGCGTCGCTAGAGTCGCGGCGGAGGTGGGCTATGCTTCGGAGGAAGCCTTCCAGCGCGCCTTCAAGAAACTCATCGGCGTGCCGCCCGGGGCCTGGCGGAAGGAACACGGCCCCCTATCTCCCGCTGCTTCGGTCACCGGGTCAACCTGA
- a CDS encoding ankyrin repeat domain-containing protein has protein sequence MHLRIAAIAASLSCLFAAAAMAGPVGDAAKAGDLAALAKALGSGGTIEEKNASAETPLIIAALAGKTAVVLDLIKRGADVNARNDRGMTALHAATFAGDLPAVEALLAAGVAVDEAGNKFKVTPLFVAAEENHIDIVTLLLDRGAAIEQTEAHGYTVLTRSAFKEHDAIIALLLKRGAACQEVDPAWLKECTKRKAAL, from the coding sequence ATGCACCTTCGAATCGCTGCAATCGCCGCTTCGCTTTCCTGCCTCTTCGCTGCCGCCGCGATGGCCGGCCCGGTCGGCGACGCGGCCAAGGCCGGCGACCTCGCGGCACTTGCCAAGGCGCTCGGCAGTGGCGGCACGATCGAGGAAAAGAACGCCAGCGCCGAGACACCGCTGATCATCGCCGCACTCGCCGGCAAGACCGCCGTGGTGCTCGATCTCATCAAGCGCGGCGCCGACGTCAACGCGAGGAACGACCGCGGCATGACGGCGCTGCACGCCGCGACCTTTGCCGGCGATCTGCCCGCCGTCGAGGCCCTGCTCGCCGCCGGCGTTGCCGTCGATGAGGCAGGCAACAAGTTCAAGGTGACGCCGCTGTTCGTCGCCGCGGAGGAGAACCACATCGACATCGTCACGCTGCTGCTCGACCGCGGCGCCGCGATCGAGCAGACCGAAGCACACGGCTACACGGTGCTGACGCGCTCCGCCTTCAAGGAACACGACGCCATCATCGCGCTGCTCCTCAAGAGGGGCGCTGCGTGCCAGGAGGTCGATCCGGCATGGCTGAAGGAATGCACCAAGCGCAAAGCCGCACTCTGA
- a CDS encoding YHS domain-containing (seleno)protein yields MTFRFTSLLVAGTILASAPAFASNVNTGYFGNVAIEGYDTVAYFTARKATRGLETITYEWQGATWQFANEKDRALFAANPEAYAPQFGGLCAEGVAYHEVSANIEPEVWEVIEGKLYMNYSAAFVDLPGNIPAAQTNWPEVKAKLQK; encoded by the coding sequence ATGACCTTCCGATTCACCAGCCTGCTTGTCGCCGGAACCATCCTGGCGAGCGCGCCCGCCTTCGCCAGCAACGTCAACACCGGATACTTCGGCAACGTCGCCATCGAGGGCTACGACACGGTCGCGTATTTCACGGCCAGGAAAGCGACCAGGGGCCTCGAGACCATCACCTACGAATGGCAAGGCGCCACGTGGCAGTTCGCGAATGAGAAGGACCGCGCCCTGTTCGCCGCCAACCCGGAGGCGTACGCGCCGCAATTCGGCGGCCTGTGCGCCGAGGGCGTCGCCTACCACGAGGTCTCCGCCAACATCGAGCCGGAGGTCTGGGAGGTGATCGAAGGCAAGCTCTACATGAATTATTCGGCGGCCTTCGTCGACCTGCCCGGCAACATCCCCGCCGCGCAGACGAACTGGCCGGAGGTGAAGGCGAAGCTGCAAAAGTGA
- a CDS encoding LLM class flavin-dependent oxidoreductase, giving the protein MELGVYTFAEMSPDPRTGARLDPATRFRNLLEEVELADQVGLDVFGIGEHHRVDFAVSAPAVALAAAAARTKNIRLTSAVSVISSDDPVRVFEEFATVDNISNGRAEIMAGRGSFIESFPLFGYDLNDYDSLFADKLDLLLKIRAGERVKWSGKHRAPINNLGVYPRPVQNPLPVWIAVGGTPESVVRAGTLGLPLALAIIGGEPERFAPLVDLYRESAQRAGHDPAKLKVGINSHGYVADTAQQARDEAFPPFAEAMTRIGRERGWPPTTRAQFDAGTTLRGAAFVGSPDEVTEKILFQHEFFNHDRFLVQFSVGALPHKQLMHSIELFGTKVAPAVRKALGAAEAATVAVDA; this is encoded by the coding sequence ATGGAACTGGGCGTCTACACCTTTGCCGAGATGTCGCCGGACCCGCGGACAGGCGCGCGGCTCGATCCGGCGACGCGCTTCCGTAATCTGCTGGAGGAAGTCGAACTGGCCGATCAGGTCGGGCTCGACGTCTTCGGCATCGGCGAGCACCACCGCGTCGATTTCGCGGTGTCCGCTCCCGCCGTGGCGCTCGCGGCAGCGGCGGCGCGCACCAAGAACATCCGGCTGACCAGCGCGGTCAGCGTCATTTCCTCCGACGACCCGGTGCGGGTGTTCGAGGAATTCGCCACGGTCGACAATATCTCCAACGGCCGCGCCGAGATCATGGCGGGGCGGGGCTCGTTCATCGAGTCGTTCCCGCTGTTCGGCTACGACCTCAACGACTACGACTCGCTGTTCGCCGACAAGCTCGACCTGCTCCTCAAGATTCGCGCCGGCGAGCGCGTGAAGTGGTCGGGCAAGCATCGCGCGCCGATCAACAATCTCGGCGTCTATCCGCGGCCGGTGCAGAATCCGCTGCCCGTGTGGATCGCGGTCGGCGGCACGCCGGAGTCGGTGGTGCGCGCCGGCACGCTCGGCCTCCCGCTGGCGCTCGCCATCATCGGCGGCGAGCCGGAGCGCTTCGCGCCGCTGGTCGATCTCTATCGCGAGTCGGCGCAGCGCGCCGGTCACGATCCGGCGAAGCTCAAGGTCGGTATCAATTCGCACGGCTATGTCGCCGACACCGCCCAACAGGCGCGTGACGAAGCCTTCCCGCCGTTTGCCGAGGCGATGACGCGGATCGGGCGCGAGCGCGGCTGGCCGCCGACGACGCGCGCGCAATTCGATGCGGGAACGACGCTGCGCGGGGCTGCGTTTGTCGGCAGCCCGGACGAGGTGACGGAAAAGATTCTGTTCCAGCACGAGTTCTTCAACCATGACCGCTTCCTCGTGCAGTTCAGCGTCGGGGCGCTGCCGCACAAGCAGTTGATGCACTCGATCGAACTGTTCGGCACGAAGGTCGCGCCGGCGGTACGCAAGGCGCTGGGCGCGGCGGAGGCGGCGACCGTAGCGGTCGACGCCTAG
- a CDS encoding ClpXP protease specificity-enhancing factor SspB, translating to MAEDLIRYDILAQDALRGVVRKVLSEVARTTLPGDHHFFISFATTAPGVRVSTRLLSQYPEEMTIVLQHQYWDLVVTEHAMEVGLSFNGIPERLLIPFSAVKQFLDPSVGFKIEFNMALAPRLAEPLAEVAAPAPVVALEKKAEAPAAARDKEKDKDKEDAVPAAAAQVVSLDAFRKK from the coding sequence ATGGCCGAGGATCTGATCCGCTACGACATCCTGGCGCAGGATGCTTTGCGCGGCGTAGTGCGGAAGGTGCTGTCGGAAGTCGCGCGCACCACGCTTCCGGGCGACCATCACTTCTTCATCTCGTTCGCGACGACCGCGCCGGGCGTGCGCGTCTCCACCCGCCTGCTGTCGCAGTACCCGGAGGAGATGACCATCGTCCTCCAGCATCAGTACTGGGATCTCGTCGTCACCGAGCACGCGATGGAGGTCGGTCTCTCTTTCAACGGCATACCCGAGCGGCTGCTCATTCCATTCTCTGCGGTGAAGCAGTTCCTCGATCCCTCCGTCGGCTTCAAGATCGAGTTCAACATGGCGCTCGCCCCGCGCCTCGCCGAGCCGCTCGCCGAAGTCGCGGCGCCCGCGCCTGTCGTCGCGCTCGAGAAGAAGGCCGAGGCGCCCGCCGCCGCCCGCGACAAGGAAAAAGACAAAGACAAGGAAGACGCCGTGCCGGCCGCGGCGGCCCAGGTCGTCAGCCTCGACGCATTCCGCAAGAAGTAA
- the fumC gene encoding class II fumarate hydratase, whose amino-acid sequence MATQKSRMETDSFGPIAVPADRYWGAQSERSLENFPIGWEKQPVPIVRALGIVKRAAAEVNMDLGKLDPKIGEAIVEAAEEVIEGKLDAHFPLAVWQTGSGTQSNMNANEVIANRAIELLGGELGSKTPVHPNDHVNLSQSSNDTYPTAMHIAAAEEIHHRLIPALQKLRNALNDKAMEWARIIKIGRTHTQDATPLTLGQEFSGYTAQVENGIARIEQTLPRLMQLAQGGTAVGTGLNAPVGFAQRIADRIAAITRMPFTTAPNKFEALAAHDAMVFSHGALNTVAVSLFKIANDIRLLGSGPRSGLGELSLPENEPGSSIMPGKVNPTQCEAMTQVCVQVFGNHAAVTFAGSQGHFELNVYNPVMAYNFLQSVRLLADAAVSFTDRCVIGIKANEDHIKELMQRSLMLVTALTPKIGYDKAAEIAKTAHHNGTTLKEEAVRLGYVTAAEFDRIVRPEDMLGPK is encoded by the coding sequence ATGGCCACCCAGAAGTCGCGAATGGAGACGGACTCCTTCGGCCCGATCGCGGTGCCGGCGGATCGCTACTGGGGCGCGCAGTCCGAGCGCTCGCTGGAAAATTTCCCGATCGGCTGGGAGAAACAGCCCGTCCCGATCGTGCGCGCGCTGGGCATCGTCAAGCGCGCCGCGGCGGAAGTGAACATGGACCTCGGCAAGCTTGACCCGAAGATCGGCGAAGCCATCGTCGAGGCGGCCGAGGAGGTGATCGAGGGCAAGCTCGACGCCCACTTCCCGCTCGCCGTCTGGCAGACCGGCTCGGGCACGCAGTCGAACATGAACGCCAACGAGGTGATCGCCAACCGCGCGATCGAGCTGCTCGGCGGCGAACTCGGCTCGAAGACGCCGGTCCACCCCAACGACCACGTCAACCTCAGCCAATCGTCCAACGACACCTACCCGACCGCGATGCACATCGCCGCGGCCGAGGAGATCCACCACCGCCTGATCCCGGCGCTGCAGAAGCTGCGGAACGCCCTGAACGACAAGGCGATGGAGTGGGCCCGCATCATCAAGATCGGCCGCACCCACACCCAAGATGCGACGCCCCTTACCCTCGGCCAGGAATTCTCCGGCTACACCGCGCAGGTCGAGAACGGCATCGCGCGCATCGAGCAGACGCTGCCCCGCCTGATGCAGCTCGCCCAGGGCGGCACTGCCGTCGGCACCGGCCTCAACGCGCCGGTCGGCTTCGCGCAGCGCATCGCCGACCGCATCGCCGCGATCACGCGCATGCCCTTCACCACGGCGCCGAACAAGTTCGAGGCGCTGGCGGCACATGATGCGATGGTCTTCTCGCACGGCGCGCTGAACACGGTGGCGGTGAGCCTGTTCAAGATCGCGAACGACATCCGCTTGCTGGGCTCCGGTCCCCGCTCCGGCCTCGGCGAGCTGTCGCTTCCCGAGAACGAGCCGGGTTCGTCCATCATGCCGGGCAAGGTCAACCCGACGCAGTGCGAGGCGATGACCCAGGTCTGCGTGCAGGTCTTCGGCAACCACGCCGCCGTCACCTTCGCCGGCAGCCAGGGCCACTTCGAGCTCAACGTCTACAATCCGGTGATGGCGTACAATTTCCTGCAGTCGGTGCGCCTGCTCGCCGACGCCGCGGTGAGCTTCACCGACCGCTGCGTCATCGGCATCAAGGCCAACGAAGATCACATCAAGGAACTGATGCAGCGCTCGCTGATGCTGGTGACGGCGCTCACCCCCAAGATCGGCTACGACAAGGCCGCCGAGATCGCCAAGACCGCCCACCACAACGGCACCACGCTGAAGGAAGAAGCCGTCCGCCTCGGCTACGTCACCGCCGCCGAATTCGACCGGATCGTCCGCCCCGAGGACATGCTCGGGCCGAAATAG
- a CDS encoding type II toxin-antitoxin system CcdA family antitoxin, producing MADTVDLAVDSALLREARKLGVDVEREVELGLRQSIDKRKRQLAWQEENRQAIDAWNKEIEKNGLWYERLRD from the coding sequence ATGGCTGACACAGTCGATCTTGCCGTGGATTCGGCATTGCTGCGCGAGGCGCGGAAGCTCGGTGTCGATGTGGAGCGTGAGGTGGAATTGGGCCTCCGCCAGAGTATTGACAAGCGCAAGCGGCAGCTCGCCTGGCAGGAAGAGAATCGCCAAGCCATCGACGCCTGGAACAAGGAGATCGAGAAAAACGGTCTCTGGTATGAACGCCTTCGCGACTGA
- a CDS encoding CcdB family protein, whose protein sequence is MSRQFDVHRNAFADGASDPPFLVNLQSDHLEPIRTVVVAPLWPESDHARPPVFVPIRFSRGEYWLAINELAYIRTSSLGAVAGTLAAQRDRIIRALDLLFTGV, encoded by the coding sequence ATGAGTCGCCAATTCGACGTCCACCGCAACGCGTTCGCGGATGGAGCGTCCGACCCGCCGTTTCTCGTAAATCTTCAGTCCGACCACCTGGAGCCCATACGCACTGTGGTCGTCGCGCCGCTGTGGCCGGAATCCGATCACGCGCGACCTCCGGTATTTGTCCCGATACGTTTCAGCCGTGGCGAATATTGGCTGGCCATAAATGAGCTCGCATATATCCGCACGAGTTCGCTAGGCGCAGTCGCCGGCACCCTGGCAGCGCAGCGCGACCGTATCATCCGCGCGCTCGACCTGCTGTTCACGGGCGTCTGA
- a CDS encoding DUF4169 family protein, whose protein sequence is MADIVNLRRVRKSKQRDEREKEAAANRTRFGRTRAEKEAEAARRDLADKNIDGHKRDRD, encoded by the coding sequence ATGGCCGATATCGTCAACCTCCGCCGCGTCCGCAAATCGAAGCAACGCGACGAGCGCGAGAAGGAAGCCGCCGCGAACCGCACCCGCTTCGGCCGTACGCGCGCCGAGAAGGAAGCCGAGGCCGCACGGCGCGATCTCGCCGACAAAAACATCGACGGCCACAAGCGCGACCGCGACTGA
- a CDS encoding ribbon-helix-helix domain-containing protein → MAKRSLTVAGHRTSISLEAPFWEALAAMAEARKSSVAAVVASIDRGRAEGTNLSAAVRVAVLAWYRKKAATPPA, encoded by the coding sequence ATGGCCAAGCGGTCGCTCACTGTCGCCGGCCACCGCACGTCGATCTCGCTCGAGGCGCCGTTCTGGGAGGCGCTGGCCGCGATGGCCGAGGCGCGGAAGTCGAGCGTCGCGGCCGTGGTGGCATCGATCGACCGCGGCCGCGCCGAGGGCACCAATCTTTCCGCCGCCGTCCGCGTCGCAGTGCTCGCCTGGTATCGCAAGAAGGCGGCTACTCCGCCGGCGTGA